The Brevibacillus choshinensis genome includes a region encoding these proteins:
- a CDS encoding 3-hydroxybutyrate dehydrogenase, with protein sequence MEKLLQQQVALVTGAASGIGLEIARTFAEEGAKVMILDLNREAAAAAASRLQGEGHEVLSLACDVTNEDQVQESIQKTVELFGRLDILVNNAGLQFVSPIEDFPTARFERMISIMLTAPFVAIKHAFPIMKQQGYGRILNMASINGLIGFAGKAAYNSAKHGVIGLTKVAALEGAADGITVNAICPGYVDTPLVQNQLADLATTRNVPLEKVMEEVIYPLVPQKRLLSVQEVADYAVFLASKRTQGVTGQAVVVDGGYTAQ encoded by the coding sequence ATGGAGAAACTATTACAACAACAAGTGGCTTTAGTTACAGGTGCAGCGAGCGGGATCGGGCTAGAAATAGCCCGGACCTTCGCTGAGGAAGGTGCCAAAGTGATGATTCTGGACCTCAATCGGGAAGCAGCTGCTGCAGCTGCTTCCCGATTGCAGGGCGAAGGCCATGAGGTTCTCAGTCTAGCATGTGACGTAACCAACGAAGACCAGGTGCAGGAGAGCATCCAAAAAACAGTGGAGCTCTTTGGCAGACTGGACATTCTCGTAAACAATGCCGGGTTGCAATTCGTTTCGCCGATCGAAGACTTTCCTACTGCAAGATTCGAACGCATGATCAGCATCATGCTGACGGCACCCTTCGTAGCGATCAAGCATGCTTTCCCGATCATGAAGCAGCAGGGCTACGGTCGTATCCTCAATATGGCTTCGATCAACGGCTTGATTGGTTTTGCCGGCAAGGCTGCTTACAATAGTGCTAAGCATGGTGTGATCGGACTGACCAAGGTAGCGGCTCTGGAAGGGGCAGCTGATGGTATTACAGTCAATGCGATTTGCCCAGGGTATGTAGACACGCCGCTGGTTCAAAATCAATTGGCTGATCTGGCTACGACGCGAAATGTACCATTGGAAAAGGTAATGGAAGAGGTCATCTACCCGTTGGTTCCACAAAAACGTTTATTGAGTGTGCAGGAAGTAGCTGACTACGCTGTTTTTCTGGCGAGCAAAAGAACGCAGGGCGTGACAGGACAGGCTGTTGTTGTCGATGGCGGTTATACTGCGCAGTAA